gctagcttgaatgtgaagtagtaaaacaagaaaataataaatacttCGTACATTAACTTTTGTGCGTGCGCATGGGAGATGTGGATCATCAggtattgtttttaagtctgtaaagcactttgtgttgtatttcttttatgtaggAATAggactttataaataaagattgattaattaaaaaactaCCCTCGGCACGGTGCGCCTCGACAGTCTCAAGCGTTCCAGACCAAAACAGACTCAAACACACTCTTTTTTACTTCCGCCACAGAAGTTATATTTTCGCCAGGGTtgtctgtctgtttgttagcaacataactaatCAGATATGGACAGAGTTTGAAAAAAATACTTCCTCTTATCAATTATGAAAcggaacacacttcacttcctgcttagtcTTTTTCTCCCGTTTACGGCGCTCCACACTCCCACATTGCGGTCCCGCAAAGGATTCAGTGAGATGTACcggtagtttattttcagacccgtCAAAGCAAAAAAGCCAGAAAAATCTCCAGTTTTCATACCCTGTGCATGTTTGtcttttttaatcattattcttGCTCGTTGGTTCGGTTAGTagggcggccgtgccagcaacttcaggggttccatgttcgattcccgcttccgccatcctagtcactgctgttgtgtccgtgggcaagacactacacacctgctcccagtgccacccacattggtttaaatgtagctttaaAATGTAGATAACGGGTTTCACTATGAACAGCACTTTAAATCTCTAGAGAGAAAAAAcgccatataaatataattaccTTCACTTCTTTGAGCATTAACACAGCTTACAATTATCTTTTTGTAAGCAGGTACAGTAATTGCTTATCTCTTGTCTGTGTCAGGATGATCTGAGAAAAGATGATTTCAGCACCATGAGTGCACAGCTTTTGTACAAGATGATCAAGTCTAAAACGGACTACCCTCTCCACAAAGCCATCAACGTTGAGCGAGAAGATGTGGTTTTCCTCTATCTCATTGAGATGGACTCTCAGGTAGGTCTGTTGCTAACAGCTACTAATGGTGTAATAAAAGTTTCCCTCTGAGCTCTAACACATATTTTGTCTGTTCTTAGTTGCCTGGCAAGCTGAATGAAGTGGACAACAATGGCGACCTGGCTCTCGACCTGGCGCTCTCTCGGAAGTTGGAAAGTATCGCAACTACTCTGGTGAACAACAAAGCTGATGTTGATATGGTAGACCAGAGCGGATGGAGCCTTCTGCATAAGGCCATCCAAAGAGGTTAGAAGTTACTACCGGTACTTCAATTTTGTGTCACCTGACATATTAAATAGGAAAACAAATGACCAACAGGATATCTTTTTTCTAAACTAATTGCTGCTGATAaacatcttttctattgtttttccCAGGTGATGAATTTGCCTCCATCTTCTTAATTCGTCACTCAGCTCAGGTCAATGCTGCCACTGTGGGCGCGGTGGAAACTCCTCTTCACCTGGTTTGTTCTTTTAGCCCCAAGAAGCACTCTGCCGATGTGATGAGCGGCATGGCACACATTGCAGAAGCTCTGCTCAAAGCTGGAGCCAACCCCAACATGCAGAACAGCAAGGGCAGGTTAGTCGAATGCTTTATTTTAGGGATGCACTCAAATGAAAATTCTTGGCCGGAGACTACTCGTGTTTTAAGACTCTTGATCTCTGCCGCTCTATGATGTTATCGATGAACAGCGAATGCTGCTGCGAATGCTGCTGCTCCAGCTACGCTTCCCGCTGACAATGTCCTCTTGATATTGTTTTGTAAATTGCTGTTCGGGGTTCTTTCGCGAATATATTGAATTTCGACCAAATGGCAGACACGTTGTATTTGCTCCAGACAAGTGCGTGCTTCTTGCttttgtcatcacaacatcctaTTTCGGCCGTGCTGTTTCGCTGATGAAAGTATTTTATCCAAAAGTTGAAAAGgtgatttttggcattttttagTGGTTGAAATTTTGGTGCATCACTtttttatttaccgtaatttccggactataagccgctactttttcccctcgttctggtccctgcggcttatacaagggtgcggcttatttacggcctgttcttctccgacaccgacgaagaggatttctgtggttttagtacgcaggaggaagacgatgacacaatgattaaagactgacttttcatataccggtaggctggttattttgatatcgtacaggcgagcactttgtattactttgcaccgttgtattatttgtactctgcacgaatgctgttcgccatgtcaaagatgtgaaagtttgattgaatgattgaaagatttattgttaataaatgggacgctttgcgttcccaaacagtcatctctgtcccgacaatcccctccgtggtagcaggaacccttatatactacagtaattacacatcaaaaccctgcggcttatagtcgggtgcggcttatatatggagcaatctgtattttcccctaaatgtagctggtgcggcttatagtcaggtgcggcttatagtccggaaattacggtatatgtaatTATCTCTATTCTTCCATAAGTCTTGCATATATGGTAAAATTGACAGTCAAGAATAAATATGTGAAGAGTACAGTCGGTAGAGTttaatttttgtgttttctttcttttgtcaGAACTCCTTTGCATGAAGCTGTTGCTTCAGGAAATGAGCCGGTGTTCATGCAGCTACTACAGTGCAGACAGTAAGTTAAATTTTTCGACACTAGCATATATCACATAAAAATGTTCATGCCAGTATGACTGAGGAGCTCACACATATTTTAGTAGATTTCTCACTGCTCAGCATAAATGTCATATGAATGAAAATTAGCCTTTATCCAATCAATGTTCTCAGTCTGGACCTAGAACTTAATGACCACGAGGGCAGCACAGCTCTGTGGCTGGCTTTGCAATACATCACCGTCTCTTCAGACACTTCTGTCAATCCATTCCACAATGACGGTCCAGTGGTCAACGGCACCTCATTTGATGAAAATAGCTTTGCAGCACAGCTAATCCAAAGGGGGAGCAATGCTGATGCACCTGATATGTCAACAGGTGTGCAACCGTTCTGTCACTTTCAAGTACATTATAGTTGTATTGCGTTTTCATCTGCTGTTATATTCTTTTTATTTGCAGGAAACTGTCTAATGCAAAGAGCAGCTTGTGCAGCCAATGAGGAAGCTGCTCTATTCTTAGCCACTCATGGGGCAAAGGTCAACCATGTTAACAAATGGGTGCGTACAACACAACTAAACACACACTCACTGTCTGGTCGGTACCTCACTTTTTGGGCCAcagtttttctgtattttttttcccgCCTATCAAAATGATtgctttattttgtttgtcaGTAAAATCAGAAACATTTTGCAGTAAACAAAGTGTAACCGGTGTACTGGATACTGTAGGACTTTTTTAAAATTGGAAGTTACTAAATACAACACTTTGAAATGGTAAATTGTCTCTTATTCCTTGACTACTCGTAACACCAGTGATTCTCACCAGTGGTTTGCCAGCAGGACCCATCAtcacaccttaaaggcctactgaaatgaactttttgtatttaaacggggatagcagatccattctatgtgtcatacttgatcatttagcgatattgccatatttttgctgaaaggatttagtagagaacatcgacgataaagttcgcaacttttggtcgctgataaaaaagccttgcctgtaccggaggtagcgtgacgtcacaagttgaaaggctcctcacatttccccattgtttacaccagcagcgagagcgattcggaccgagaaagcgacgattaccccattaatttgagcgaggatgaaagatttgtggatgaggaacgtgatagtgaaggactagagtgcagtgcaggacgtatcttttttcgctctgaccgtaacttaggtacaagctggctcattggattccacactctctcctttttctattgtggatcacggatttgtattttaaaccacctcggatattatatcctcttgaaaatgagagtcgagaacgcgaaatggacattcacagtgacttttatctccacgacaatacatcggcgaagcactttagctacggagctaacgtgatagcatcgtgcttaaatgcagatagaaacaaaataaataaacccctgactggaaggatagacagaaaatcaacaatactattaaaccctggacctgtaaatacacggttaatgctttccaggttggcgaagcttaacaatgctgttgctaacgacgccattgaagctaacttagcaacgggacctcacagagctatgataaaaacattagcgctccacctacgccagccagccctcatctgctaatcaacacccgtgctcacctgcgttccagcgatcgacggaaggacgaaggacttcacccgatcatccgtgcggtctgcggctagcgtcggatagcgcgtctgctatccaagtcaaagtcctcctggttgtgttgctacagccagccgcaaatacaccgatcccacctacaacttctccattgttcattaaacaaattgcaaaagatttaccaacacagatgtccagaatactgtggaattttgagatgaaaacagagcttttttgtattggattcaatggtgtccgaatacttccgtttaactattgacgtcacgcgcatacgtcatcatacatagacgttttcaaccagaagtttagcgggaaatttaaaattgcactttataagttaacccggccgtattggcatgtgttgcaatgttaagatttcatcattgatatgtaaactatcagactgcgtggtcggtagtagtgggtttcagtaggcctttaatggcaagCGGTGACCTAAATTGCAAAAAATTTAAAGCTCAAATAACTTGTAGTTAATgaatacattaaagtgcagtttgaatttgaggtagtaTAAAATAATGTGTGGCACCACAAAACAAGTCCAATGATAATTTCAGggaaaacaaaatacatttttatccaTAATTGTGGGattaaatttatttttgtacaacttATTTTGTGGCAAAACACAGCCAAAATTGTGTTCAGGTTTTCAGTACATGGTAAATCTGAGGAAGTGAATCAGAGCAAACATGTACAGTAGATAAAAGGTGTGATTCAAAATATTAATACACTAAAACTTCTGTTTTTTCTGTTGAATAACTCTGCAGGTATATTTAATTTTCCTGTCAGGCTAAAATGTTCACTTACATAGTTTTTAAATTGGTTAATTTTGCTCAGGCTGCACAACGTGAGGTGGATTGGGGGTGGTGGGATGCTTTTTTTCAGCAGGAGAATTCAACGGATTGGAATGTAAATTTAAATTGTTTctcaacttctatgctagtgctgaacataaaattaatttttttttttcatttaattttattcTTCTGTGCAATGTGCAGAGAAGAGAGGGTGAGGCATTGGTAGAGGCACAACGGTGCTTGGACTTCATTTCACTCGGAGGGCTTTTTGCTACTCTGAACACACACAgcgcaaaattaattaaaaaagccTAAAACTTTAATCCTTAAGAGCATAATGCCCTATACGGTCCTTTATTTTACAGCGTGCCATTGCATCCCTACTAAATATAGCGATAGAATCactaagatagatagatagtactttattgattccttcaggagagttccctcaggaaaattaaaattccagcagatGGCAACCCTGATCCCTCCTGCTACGTCTTCCGTTTCTCTGGCAAACCAGGTGTTAGACTCGGACTTAGatcagacaaactttattgatccacaagagaaattgttcGCAAAACAAGAACCTTTAAGAagctgtaatgtaatgtaattggAGAGGATAGCTCACGGTATATTCTATCATTAATAAGGGTTTACGTGGGGCATTAAAGGTCGTTGAatgattttgtgaaaataatggccttaaaaagcattaaattgaATGTCGAGAGACATTTcaaaattttttaaacaattgtaaCCTTAACCCTACCTGTAGGAACCCTGttaatttattaatgtatttttggaATGAAAAGCATCTGTCTTAGTCCAATGTAAGGAGTTAAGCAAGGTTATCACAGCAAAACGTCAAATTTTGTGTGACACATGTTTCAGTAGATTAGAACAGTTTATGTGTTGCTAGAATAAAATGTGTAGTTATTGTAATCATGCCATAAATGTGATATGTAAATCATTTCAGGGGGAAAGCTCTCTTCATACCGCCTGCCGCAGTGGCTTGGCTAGCCTGACAGCAGAGCTGCTACAGCAGGGAGCAAACCCTAACCTGCAGACCCAAAAGTCTCTGCCTGACGACACCATTGGTGTGGCTATGCAGACCCCCCTCCACATGGCAATTGCTCACAACCATTCAGATGTGGTCTCTGTCATCCTTGAGCAAAAAGGTATAGGCATTTATTCAAATTTGAATGTCTATGCATCAGTGAAACAAGTTGTTTATTCTTCATATCTGCATTGCAGCAAATGCACTACATGCCTCCAACAATTTCCAGATCATTCCAGACTTTAGTCTCAAGGATTCTGTGGACCAGACAGTATTGGGCCTGGCCCTATGGACAGGTACATGGTAGTGTCCTTACAAGTAAATACTGTAGCACAGTTCTATGGTTTTTAAGTCTGCATTGTGAGGCCTCACTTTGCCATTCCGCTGGCAGGTATGCACACCATAGCAGCTCAGCTTCTGGGCTCGGGAGCTTCTATCAATGACACCATGTCCAATGGACAAACCCTGCTTCACATGGCCATACAGAGACAGGACAGCAAGGGTGCCCTTTTCCTTCTTGAGCACCAGGCAGACATCAACGTTCGGTAACAGTCTAAACATTCTGATGCATTCATCAAACTTTTCATTCTACGTTTGGGTGTTTGTCTTTTAAATAGGTCTGTCAAAGCtaatttaagattaagattaaagattaaagtaccaatgattgatgGGTTTATTATTGCGATTAATCCCAAAACATTATTGTTAATCATGCATAAACACATATTAATTGCAACATTGTACAGCATAGGATGCCGTACAATGCAAATGTCAGTGCAACGATTAGTAAGGAGACTCTggatgtgctcgctggcaaatttcacttcaaaataaacccagaTGAGACTTTTGATAAACTTTACAAGTTTTGAACAAAAATATGAAATGCTACTTTCAAGAGTCAGAAGAAAATGAGATTATTGGTCAAAAACAAGTTTAACCACTTTCTTTTATTTCACTTTGCAATACATTTGAaacaaatatttatgtatattttccTTGTCAGTACTTTGGAGGGACAAACTGCACTGCAGTTGGCCATcagcaaccagctgccactagTAGTGGATGCTATTTGCACTCGAGGAGCTGATATGTCTGTGGTTGATGACAAAGGCGACACTCCATTGTGGTTGGCTTTGGAGAGTGGCCTGGAAGATATTGCATCCACGCTGGTAAGATGCATGTACATCAGTGGTACTGTATAATGATGAAAATTCTGTCTCTTTGTTGAGAGCCAGCTGTTTTGGCTCGGCtcactaaaaatattttttttccggctCCTTAAATTTTTTGTTAGTATTAGTATTTATATGGTTTTATTaatatacttaaaggcctactgaaatgattttttttttaatttaaacggggatagcagatccattctatgtatcatacttgatcatttcgcgatattgccatatttttgctgaaaggatttagtagagaacattgacaataaagttcgcaacttttggtcgctgattaaaaaagccttgtctgtaagtagcgtgacgtcacaggttgaaaggctcctcacatttccccattgtttacaccagcagcgagagcgattcagacctagaaagcgacgattaccccattaatttgagcgaggatgaaagatttgtggatgaggagactgaaggactagagtgcagtgcaggacgcatcttttttcgctctgaccgtaacttgggtacaagctggctcattggattccacactctctcctttttctattgtggatcactgatttgtattttaaaccacctcagatactatatcctcttgaaaatgagagtcgagaacacgaaatggacattcacagtgacttttatctccacgacaatacatcggcgaaacactttagctacggagctaacgtgatagcatcgggcttaactgcatatagaaacaaaagaaataaggatagacagaaaatcagcaatactattaaaccatggacctgtaaatacacggttaatgctttccagcctggcgaagcttaacaatgctgttgctaacgacgccattgaagctaacttagcaacgggacctcacagagctatgctaaaaacattagctatccacctacgccagccctcatctgctcatcaacacccgttctcacctgcgttccagcgatcgacggcgcgacgaaggacttcaccccatcatccgtgcggtcggcggctagcttcggatagcgcgtctgctatccaagtcaaagtcctcctgcttgtgttgctggagccagccgctaatacactgatcccacttacaactttcttctttgcagttttcattgtttattaaacaaattgcaaaagattcaccaacacagatgtccagaatactgtggaattttgagatgaaaacagagctttttgtattggattcaatggagtccgaatacttccgtttcaacgattgacgtcacgcgcatacgtcatcatacatagacattttcaaccggaagtttagcgggaaatttaaaattgcactttataagttaacccggccgtattggcatgtgttgcaatgttaagatttcatcattgatatataaactatcagactgcgtggtcggtagtagtgggtttcagtaggcctttaacataacaTGTacaatgtacatacatacatacattttaaatagacacattttagtttttgaaaaAACACAAATTTAACCAAACATCACTCAACAAAATATAACTTAAAATGTGCAACCATGTACAGTGAAAAACAAATCGCAAAATCTTCCACAATGGAAAATGACTTAAAATCTTGTGCCATCATTTTAGCCAGTGTCTCATCGATTGAGTCTTGTTTTGCTGGGGTCATAGCTTTTTGCAAAAACAGGCTCATAGAGTTCTGGGATGTAGGTCTACTAGGTGGCTGTGGTGGTGATAGTTGACACACTGGCACCTTCATTAACAGAGTCCCTTGCTGGTCTTTTTTTCTAACTCCATTAATTGCACTGTTGAATGATTAGTTTGCATATGCATGTGCAGGTTGTTTGTGGAGCCTGCTCGATATGAAATTTTTATTTTACGAAGTGTAAACTCTGCCTTtctaacacaacaacaacaaatgtgtcgAAATGTTTTTCCTTTTCCTGCTGTTACTCATCTTCAGTAAAATGTTATAATCCTCTAGCGCTCGTGTCGTCTCCCTCCCTCCTGTTTGTGTGCGCTGCTGTATGTGTGCTGCATGCGATTGTGTGTAACCCCTCCCAAACCCCCTCCTGCTCAGTGCCGTCACATAGACGCTGCCACAGCCACACATGTTGACCAATACagcttaaaaaaacccaaaacaaatcGATCTTTGTTGTTCACTTCAAAGAGCCGGCTCTCGTTTGCAACTGACCCATCACTAGTACAATATATTATCAGGATGCTCCAATTAGGGTcttatgctgccgattctgatACTGATCATCAATGATTGAGATTGGCCGATTACCATACCATTCATTAACGGTGCATTTTTCACTTAATGTATGGTGAATTCTGTTATcactttaacaatatcaacattgtatttaaactattttcctattttcttttattacatacaattgtttgagcaataCGAAGTCAATAGTACATAATAACTAGACACAATTAAACACTACTCATTTAAATAGTTTGTTCTTTGCCCTCAAAATCCTCCTGTTCTAGGGTATTATTCCCTGGGTTTGTAAATATttctataaaataaaaatattgacctTGTCACTTTAGAATGAATTATACTGATGCTACTCTTGGCATAGACACCGCCAATTTATGGATTGGTCCGATCGTGCCGTGTAGTGACTgtcaatgctgacacaccaacagttaatGTTATCTTCTCTTTAGCTCTTATTAATATACCTGTTAATTTTCTGtgtaataactgcttactttctgctgcaatgcacttccatctacacttcttaaagtttactaagcacttatttcttggtgttgttttaaGCTAACGTAGCggttagcttagcggttagcctGTCTGCTCCTGGTTTGCTTAAGGTGTGTAAAATGTTTAGTCTCATtctaatacttgataatgattattgataatgatacttaagataccaATACATGTAGTTTAttgctgtaatggaggtgattattagttTAGGAGAGTGTCTCCACATTGTGTATgtagacacataattagctgctagccgttTGTCAGCCAGACACGATCGGCATGGATGATtgccattaaaaggcattaatcggcaatggccgatctcatactttttcacaaaaatatgcCCATACCAATCAGCAAAtcctttgtatattgtacagtgtaCATGCAGTTACAGAAGCTATAAAGAAACATTTACATCCTCATTTATTGCACACATTTTCTTGTTTATATTACTAGAAAGCGTTTATCCCCAAATGAATGTGTGTTAAATTAAGAATTTAAAAAGAATAGTGTATTCAGATCAtcaaccaaaatattttaaactcGAAGTTtccataaaataattttttttaaatttgtgccgTTTTTATCTGTTTAAAGGTTCGTCATGGCTGTGATGCGACATGTTGGAGTGAAGGTCCTTCTGGCTGCCAACAGACCCTCCTGCACAGAGCTGTTGATGAGAACAATGAGGTCTCAGCTTGCTTTCTCATTCGCAGGTTTGAAACCTCCTCATTACAGTTACTGTGTGGATAAATTACTTATTTTCTTCACTGTGTAGATAACTTAATTATTTCCTTCACTGTGTGGATAACTTACTTATTTCCTTCACTGTGTGGATAACCTACTTATTTAATTCAAATGTGTGAATAACTAACTTATTTTTCTTATTGTGTAGACTACTTACTTATTTCCTTTACTGTGTTGATAACTTACATATTCCTTTAATGTTTGGATAACTTACTATTTAATTTTCCTGTGTAGATAACTTGCCTATTTTCTTTATGttgataatttatttatttcattatgtgGATTGCTGTGTGGATAACTTATGGCTTCAATGTGTGGATAACTTATTTAATTTACTGTGTGGATAACTTATAATACCTTTACTGTGTGGATAACTCATCCATTAACACTCTTGCTCAAACATTTGGAACCGGTATCTGAAATATCAGCTATCAGTGTGTTGATAACTTTGTGTCATTACCTTCAATATGTTAACTTTAGGAAACACATATTACACTTTATCTACTACTCTTGTAAAATGCAGAGAATGgttaaattaaataatataaatcaGTTGAGTAATATTGTGAACTCCCTTCATAACATTTTCTAGACATtctgtatattatttttttatttcctcttTAAAATTTGCAAATTGGAACTATGAATATAAAAGTCCATGCTGTATGGGAGTATTTATTTCCACAAGATGCACCCTAACGTAATATATTGCCTGTCGGCCCAGTGGTTGTGACGTGAACAGCTCTCGACGGCCCGGCCCAaatggagaaggagaagaagaggcCAGAGATGGACAAATGCCTCTCCACCTTGCTAGCAGCTGGGGACTGGAAGATGTGGTGCAGTGCCTTCTGGAGTTTGGAGCTAATGTGAATACTCAGGTCAGTCTCATCCAACTTGTATTTGATGACAATGAGGGCTTTCTAAAACCTGGTCTCACTTTGTCAGGATTCAGAGGGTAGAACTCCTATCCATGCTGCCATTAGCAGCCAGCACAACGTTATCATTCAGCTCCTGATTTCCCATCCAGACATCCGTCTTAACATCCGTGACCGCCAAGGAATGACACCATTTGCCTGTGCCATGACGCACAAGAACAACAAGGCGGCAGAAGCCATTCTCAAAAGAGAACCAGGTGCTGCTGAACAGGTAGGGATAAAATTAATCCATACAAGGTGGTTCAAACTAGAGTtagattttgtgaaaataaacattGTTGTCAGCAAACCATACAGGTGCTCTATCAACCCTCTACGCATTTGCTCAGCACAGACATGATCACGTGTATTACCGCTCTCGTTACATGCTAGTTTAACTGCTACCAAAACAACTAGCAAGTCATCACAGATTTCATTTCAACTAAAGATACGAACTTGATAGTAAATAAACCCAGGTTTCAACTCTTCGATGTTGTGCTCATTCATGTCGATGGTGTTTTAACGCTTaggagacatgct
This Entelurus aequoreus isolate RoL-2023_Sb linkage group LG05, RoL_Eaeq_v1.1, whole genome shotgun sequence DNA region includes the following protein-coding sequences:
- the ankfy1 gene encoding rabankyrin-5; this encodes MAEEEVAKLQKHLALLRQEYVKMQQKLADTERRCAMLAAQTSCQGSSSPAEADTFINRLLDIVSDLFQQEQYSDLKVKVAGDELSAHKFVLAARSDVWSLSNMATTSELDLSDCKPEVAMAMLCWAYTDKLELSEDDSFLIDLMKLANRFQLKLLRERCEKGVMSSVNVRNCISFYQTAEELKATTLMNYCGEIIASHWDDLRKDDFSTMSAQLLYKMIKSKTDYPLHKAINVEREDVVFLYLIEMDSQLPGKLNEVDNNGDLALDLALSRKLESIATTLVNNKADVDMVDQSGWSLLHKAIQRGDEFASIFLIRHSAQVNAATVGAVETPLHLVCSFSPKKHSADVMSGMAHIAEALLKAGANPNMQNSKGRTPLHEAVASGNEPVFMQLLQCRHLDLELNDHEGSTALWLALQYITVSSDTSVNPFHNDGPVVNGTSFDENSFAAQLIQRGSNADAPDMSTGNCLMQRAACAANEEAALFLATHGAKVNHVNKWGESSLHTACRSGLASLTAELLQQGANPNLQTQKSLPDDTIGVAMQTPLHMAIAHNHSDVVSVILEQKANALHASNNFQIIPDFSLKDSVDQTVLGLALWTGMHTIAAQLLGSGASINDTMSNGQTLLHMAIQRQDSKGALFLLEHQADINVRTLEGQTALQLAISNQLPLVVDAICTRGADMSVVDDKGDTPLWLALESGLEDIASTLVRHGCDATCWSEGPSGCQQTLLHRAVDENNEVSACFLIRSGCDVNSSRRPGPNGEGEEEARDGQMPLHLASSWGLEDVVQCLLEFGANVNTQDSEGRTPIHAAISSQHNVIIQLLISHPDIRLNIRDRQGMTPFACAMTHKNNKAAEAILKREPGAAEQVDNKGRNFLHVAVQNSDIESVLFLISVQANVNSRVQDAAKLTPLHLAVQAGSEIIVRNLLLAGAKVNELTKHRQTALHLAAQQDLATICSVLLENAIDFAAEDENGNNALHLAVMQGRLNNVRSLLTESNIDAEAFNLRGQSPMHVLGHYGKENAAAIFELFLECMPKYPLDKLDNEGNTVLLLAYMKGNANLCRAIVRAGARLGVSNNQGINIFNYQVATKQLLFRLLDMLSKEPPWCEGSNCYECAAKFGVTTRKHHCRHCGRILCHKCSIKEIPIIKLDLNKPVRVCDICFDVLTLGGVS